Below is a window of Tolypothrix bouteillei VB521301 DNA.
CTAATAGCTAATGGCTAATGGCTAATGGCTAATGGCTAATGGCTAATTGCTTTTTGACCATTAGCTATTAGCTTGGGTATTGTCGTCTTTTCAGGCTGGCTTTTCCTTTGTTGAGCAAGGAAAAGAAAGCGATAGATTGTATGGGAGATGATAGATATGGGAATAGTTATATTTTTAGCTTTTTGCTTTCTTTGGTTGATTGGCTTAACACTTCTAGCAGAAATGTGGTTTTTTGAAGAAGAACAGATGTTTTAATTGTATAAACAAAACAAAAAGCGCTCCTTTTTGGGGAGCGCTACGATGAGTTAGACTTTGTTCAGCATTACTAACAAATTAACCGTGTTACCTAAACCTTAACCGTTGATAGCAGGAGCGCTGATTGCAACAGGAGCAACTTCAGTTGCAGCTAAGTCGAGGGGGAAGTTGTGAGCGTTGCGCTCGTGCATGACTTCCATACCGAGGTTAGCGCGGTTGAGGATGTCTGCCCAGGTTCCGATAGCACGACCTTGTGAGTCAATTACCGATTGGTTGAAGTTGAAGCCGTTGAGGTTGAACGCCATGGTGCTGATGCCCAGTGCGGTGAACCAGATGCCTACTACTGGCCATGCTGCCAAGAAGAAGTGCAAAGAACGGCTGTTGTTGAAGGATGCGTATTGGAAGATCAAGCGACCGAAGTAGCCGTGTGCTGCGACGATGTTGTAGGTCTCTTCTTCTTGTCCGAACTTGTAACCGTAGTTCTGAGACTCGGTTTCAGTTGTTTCACGTACCAAGGAAGAGGTGACCAGAGAACCGTGCATTGCACTGAACAGAGAACCACCGAATACACCTGCTACACCTAACTGGTGGAAGGGGTGCATGAGGATGTTGTGCTCTGCTTGGAACACCAACATGAAGTTGAAGGTGCCAGAGATTCCCAAGGGCATACCGTCGGAGAAAGAACCTTGTCCGATGGGGTAGATCAAGAAG
It encodes the following:
- the psbA gene encoding photosystem II q(b) protein encodes the protein MTATLQQRQSANVWEQFCNWITSTENRLYVGWFGVLMIPTLLSAAICFIIAFIAAPPVDIDGIREPVAGSLLYGNNIISGAVVPSSNAIGLHFYPIWEAASLDEWLYNGGPYQLVIFHFLIGVFCYLGREWELSYRLGMRPWICVAFSAPVAAATAVFLIYPIGQGSFSDGMPLGISGTFNFMLVFQAEHNILMHPFHQLGVAGVFGGSLFSAMHGSLVTSSLVRETTETESQNYGYKFGQEEETYNIVAAHGYFGRLIFQYASFNNSRSLHFFLAAWPVVGIWFTALGISTMAFNLNGFNFNQSVIDSQGRAIGTWADILNRANLGMEVMHERNAHNFPLDLAATEVAPVAISAPAING